From Pan paniscus chromosome 6, NHGRI_mPanPan1-v2.0_pri, whole genome shotgun sequence, one genomic window encodes:
- the AGR3 gene encoding anterior gradient protein 3 — protein MMLHSALGLCLLLVTVSSNLAIAIKKEKRPPQTLSRGWGDDITWVQTYEEGLFYAQKSKKPLMVIHHLEDCQYSQALKKVFAQNEEIQEMAQNKFIMLNLMHETTDKNLSPDGQYVPRIMFVDPSLTVRADITGRYSNRLYTYEPRDVPLLIENMKKALRLIQSEL, from the exons ATGATGCTACACTCAGCTTTGGGTCTCTGCCTCTTACTCGTCACAGTTTCTTCCAACCTTGCCAttgcaataaaaaaggaaaagaggcctCCTCAGACACTCTCAAGAG GATGGGGAGATGACATCACTTGGGTACAAACTTATGAAGAAGGTCTCTTTTATGCTCAAAAAAG TAAGAAGCCATTAATGGTTATTCATCACCTGGAGGATTGTCAATACTCCCAAG CACTAAAGAAAGTATTTGCCCAAAATGAAGAAATACAAGAAATGGCTCAGAATAAGTTCATCATGCTAAACCTTATG CATGAAACCACTGATAAGAATTTATCACCTGATGGGCAATATGTGCCTAGAATCATGTTTGTAG ACCCTTCTTTAACAGTTAGAGCTGATATAACTGGAAGATACTCTAACAGATTGTACACATATGAGCCTCGGGATGTACCGCTAT TGATAGAAAACATGAAGAAAGCATTAAGACTTATTCAATCAGAGCTATAA